The Bos taurus isolate L1 Dominette 01449 registration number 42190680 breed Hereford chromosome 18, ARS-UCD2.0, whole genome shotgun sequence genome has a window encoding:
- the CDK10 gene encoding cyclin-dependent kinase 10 → MGEPEPEQIRLKCVRKEGFFTVPPEHRLGRCRSVKEFEKLNRIGEGTYGIVYRARDTHTDEIVALKKVRMDKEKDGVPISSLREITLLLRLRHPNIVELKEVVVGNHLESIFLVMGYCEQDLASLLENMPTPFSEAQVKCIVLQVLRGLQYLHRNFIIHRDLKVSNLLMTDKGCVKTADFGLARAYGIPVKPMTPKVVTLWYRAPELLLGTTTQTTSIDMWAVGCILAELLAHKPLLPGTSEIHQVDLIVQLLGTPSENIWPGFSQLPLASQYSLRKQPYNNLKHKFPWLSEAGLRLMNLLFMYDPKKRATAGDCLESSYFKEKPLPCEPELMPTFPHHRNKRATPATSLGTESQSRRGRP, encoded by the exons CTGGGACGGTGCCGGAGCGTGAAGGAGTTTGAGAAGCTGAATCGCATTGGGGAAGGCACCTATGGCATCGTAT ATCGGGCCCGGGATACCCACACAGATGAGATTGTCGCCCTGAAGAAAGTGCGGATGGACAAGGAGAAGGATG GGGTCCCCATCAGCAGCCTTCGAGAGATCACACTGCTGCTTCGCCTCCGCCATCCCAACATTGTGGAGCTGAAGGAGGTGGTTGTGGGGAACCACCTGGAGAG CATCTTCCTGGTGATGGGCTACTGTGAGCAAGACCTGGCCAGCCTTCTGGAGAACATGCCAACACCCTTCTCTGAGGCCCAG GTCAAGTGCATCGTGCTGCAGGTGCTCCGGGGCCTCCAGTACCTGCACCGGAATTTCATCATCCACAG GGATCTGAAGGTCTCTAACTTGCTCATGACGGATAAGGGCTGCGTGAAGACAG CGGATTTTGGTCTGGCCCGGGCCTATGGCATCCCAGTGAAGCCAATGACTCCCAAGGTGGTCACACTCTG GTACCGAGCCCCTGAACTGCTGCTGGGAACCACCACGCAGACCACCAGCATCGACATGTG GGCGGTGGGCTGCATCCTGGCTGAGCTGCTGGCCCATAAGCCCCTTCTCCCCGGCACTTCCGAGATCCACCAGGTGGACCTGATCGTGCAGCTGCTGGGGACCCCCAGTGAGAACATCTGGCCG GGCTTCTCTCAGCTGCCGCTGGCCAGCCAGTACAGCCTGCGGAAGCAGCCCTACAACAACCTGAAGCATAAGTTCCCGTGGCTCTCAGAGGCTGGCCTGCGCCTGATGAACCTCCTCTTCATGTACGACCCTAAGAAAAG GGCGACGGCTGGTGACTGCCTGGAGAGCTCCTACTTCAAGGAGAAGCCCCTGC cctgcgAGCCGGAGCTCATGCCCACCTTCCCCCACCATCGTAACAAGCGTGCCACCCCGGCCACATCCTTGGGCACTGAGAGCCAGAGCCGGCGCGGCAGACCCTGA
- the CDK10 gene encoding cyclin-dependent kinase 10 isoform X1 — translation MALLLHEVAGRVLPGVPISSLREITLLLRLRHPNIVELKEVVVGNHLESIFLVMGYCEQDLASLLENMPTPFSEAQVKCIVLQVLRGLQYLHRNFIIHRDLKVSNLLMTDKGCVKTADFGLARAYGIPVKPMTPKVVTLWYRAPELLLGTTTQTTSIDMWAVGCILAELLAHKPLLPGTSEIHQVDLIVQLLGTPSENIWPGFSQLPLASQYSLRKQPYNNLKHKFPWLSEAGLRLMNLLFMYDPKKRATAGDCLESSYFKEKPLPCEPELMPTFPHHRNKRATPATSLGTESQSRRGRP, via the exons ATGGCCTTGCTTCTCCATGAAGTAGCAGGCAGAGTTCTGCCAG GGGTCCCCATCAGCAGCCTTCGAGAGATCACACTGCTGCTTCGCCTCCGCCATCCCAACATTGTGGAGCTGAAGGAGGTGGTTGTGGGGAACCACCTGGAGAG CATCTTCCTGGTGATGGGCTACTGTGAGCAAGACCTGGCCAGCCTTCTGGAGAACATGCCAACACCCTTCTCTGAGGCCCAG GTCAAGTGCATCGTGCTGCAGGTGCTCCGGGGCCTCCAGTACCTGCACCGGAATTTCATCATCCACAG GGATCTGAAGGTCTCTAACTTGCTCATGACGGATAAGGGCTGCGTGAAGACAG CGGATTTTGGTCTGGCCCGGGCCTATGGCATCCCAGTGAAGCCAATGACTCCCAAGGTGGTCACACTCTG GTACCGAGCCCCTGAACTGCTGCTGGGAACCACCACGCAGACCACCAGCATCGACATGTG GGCGGTGGGCTGCATCCTGGCTGAGCTGCTGGCCCATAAGCCCCTTCTCCCCGGCACTTCCGAGATCCACCAGGTGGACCTGATCGTGCAGCTGCTGGGGACCCCCAGTGAGAACATCTGGCCG GGCTTCTCTCAGCTGCCGCTGGCCAGCCAGTACAGCCTGCGGAAGCAGCCCTACAACAACCTGAAGCATAAGTTCCCGTGGCTCTCAGAGGCTGGCCTGCGCCTGATGAACCTCCTCTTCATGTACGACCCTAAGAAAAG GGCGACGGCTGGTGACTGCCTGGAGAGCTCCTACTTCAAGGAGAAGCCCCTGC cctgcgAGCCGGAGCTCATGCCCACCTTCCCCCACCATCGTAACAAGCGTGCCACCCCGGCCACATCCTTGGGCACTGAGAGCCAGAGCCGGCGCGGCAGACCCTGA
- the CDK10 gene encoding cyclin-dependent kinase 10 isoform X2 translates to MDKEKDGVPISSLREITLLLRLRHPNIVELKEVVVGNHLESIFLVMGYCEQDLASLLENMPTPFSEAQVKCIVLQVLRGLQYLHRNFIIHRDLKVSNLLMTDKGCVKTADFGLARAYGIPVKPMTPKVVTLWYRAPELLLGTTTQTTSIDMWAVGCILAELLAHKPLLPGTSEIHQVDLIVQLLGTPSENIWPGFSQLPLASQYSLRKQPYNNLKHKFPWLSEAGLRLMNLLFMYDPKKRATAGDCLESSYFKEKPLPCEPELMPTFPHHRNKRATPATSLGTESQSRRGRP, encoded by the exons ATGGACAAGGAGAAGGATG GGGTCCCCATCAGCAGCCTTCGAGAGATCACACTGCTGCTTCGCCTCCGCCATCCCAACATTGTGGAGCTGAAGGAGGTGGTTGTGGGGAACCACCTGGAGAG CATCTTCCTGGTGATGGGCTACTGTGAGCAAGACCTGGCCAGCCTTCTGGAGAACATGCCAACACCCTTCTCTGAGGCCCAG GTCAAGTGCATCGTGCTGCAGGTGCTCCGGGGCCTCCAGTACCTGCACCGGAATTTCATCATCCACAG GGATCTGAAGGTCTCTAACTTGCTCATGACGGATAAGGGCTGCGTGAAGACAG CGGATTTTGGTCTGGCCCGGGCCTATGGCATCCCAGTGAAGCCAATGACTCCCAAGGTGGTCACACTCTG GTACCGAGCCCCTGAACTGCTGCTGGGAACCACCACGCAGACCACCAGCATCGACATGTG GGCGGTGGGCTGCATCCTGGCTGAGCTGCTGGCCCATAAGCCCCTTCTCCCCGGCACTTCCGAGATCCACCAGGTGGACCTGATCGTGCAGCTGCTGGGGACCCCCAGTGAGAACATCTGGCCG GGCTTCTCTCAGCTGCCGCTGGCCAGCCAGTACAGCCTGCGGAAGCAGCCCTACAACAACCTGAAGCATAAGTTCCCGTGGCTCTCAGAGGCTGGCCTGCGCCTGATGAACCTCCTCTTCATGTACGACCCTAAGAAAAG GGCGACGGCTGGTGACTGCCTGGAGAGCTCCTACTTCAAGGAGAAGCCCCTGC cctgcgAGCCGGAGCTCATGCCCACCTTCCCCCACCATCGTAACAAGCGTGCCACCCCGGCCACATCCTTGGGCACTGAGAGCCAGAGCCGGCGCGGCAGACCCTGA
- the SPATA2L gene encoding spermatogenesis-associated protein 2-like protein, whose amino-acid sequence MGSSSLSEDYRLCLERELRRGRAGVCGDPSLRAVLWHILVEDFDLHGALQDDALALLTDGLWGRADLAPALRGLARAFELLELAAVHLYLLPWRKEFTTIKTFSGGYVHVLKGALSEDLLIQSFQKMGYVRRDAHRLMVAALPPARQLVQVALGCFALRLECEILGEVLAQLGTSVLPAEELLQARRASVDVASCVAWLQQRLAREEEPPPLPRRGSPTGCQARLDLYRDVQEDEGSDEASLYGGPSPGPDSPTSELACQPRFWEQSARLWGAGGGPWEPAEVSSPTSGASEEEEPQPEAFSFLSLRRELLSRPGDLAPPHAPRSPEQASPPPIPEPPGYQMHTCLAPGALPALCCDTCRQLHAAHCAALPSCHPGHSLRTLRGNSQRRLWLQRAQVDALLYDSPAAGP is encoded by the exons ATGGGCAGTAGCTCACTGTCCGAGGACTACCGCCTGTGCCTGGAGCGGGAACTGCGGCGCGGCCGCGCGGGCGTGTGCGGGGATCCATCGCTGCGGGCCGTGCTCTGGCACATCCTCGTGGAAGACTTCGACCTGCACGGGGCGCTGCAGGATGACGCGCTGGCACTGCTCACCGACGGCCTGTGGGGGCGCGCCGACCTGGCCCCCGCGCTGCGCGGCCTGGCCCGTGCCTTCGAGCTGCTAGAGTTGGCCGCCGTGCACCTGTACCTGCTGCCGTGGAGAAAGGAGTTCACAACCATCAAG ACGTTCTCCGGGGGCTACGTGCACGTGCTAAAGGGCGCGCTCTCGGAGGACCTCCTCATCCAGAGCTTCCAGAAGATGGGCTACGTGCGCAGGGATGCCCACCGCCTCATGGTGGCTGCCCTGCCCCCCGCCCGCCAGCTGGTGCAGGTGGCCCTGGGCTGCTTCGCCCTGCGGCTGGAGTGCGAGATCCTGGGTGAGGTGCTGGCGCAGCTGGGCACCAGCGTGCTGCCAGCTGAGGAGCTGCTTCAGGCACGGCGGGCCAGTGTGGACGTGGCCTCCTGCGTGGCCTGGCTGCAGCAGCGACTGGCCCGTGAGGAAGAACCACCACCCCTGCCCCGCCGTGGCTCCCCCACCGGGTGCCAGGCCCGGCTGGACCTGTACCGGGACGTGCAGGAGGACGAGGGCTCAGACGAGGCCAGCCTGTACGGGGGGCCCTCGCCCGGCCCTGACTCTCCCACCTCAGAACTGGCCTGTCAGCCTCGGTTCTGGGAGCAGAGTGCCAgactgtggggggcggggggcgggccaTGGGAGCCGGCTGAGGTCAGCAGCCCCACCTCCGGGGCCTCAGAAGAGGAGGAGCCTCAGCCCGAAGCCTTCTCCTTCCTCTCACTGCGTAGGGAGCTGCTTAGTCGGCCTGGGGACCTGGCCCCTCCCCATGCCCCTAGAAGCCCTGAGCAGGCCAGCCCGCCACCCATCCCAGAGCCCCCTGGCTACCAGATGCACACTTGCCTGGCCCCAGGAGCCCTGCCCGCCCTCTGCTGCGACACGTGTCGCCAGCTGCACGCCGCCCACTGTGCTGCCCTTCCCAGCTGCCACCCCGGCCACAGCCTGCGCACCCTGCGTGGGAACAGCCAGCGGCGTCTGTGGCTGCAGCGAGCCCAGGTGGACGCCCTGCTCTACGACAGCCCTGCGGCCGGGCCCTAG